The genomic region CTGCTAGAGGTTCTCCATGATGGAGGCCATCTCGTCGTCGTCGATGGCGAAGTTGGACGAGACCCGCGACACGTCGTCGAGGTCGTCCATCGCCTCGATCAGCTTCATGAGCGTCTCGGCGTCCTTGCCGGTGACGCGCACGGTGGTGGTCGCCTCCTGGACGATCTCCGACTCGGTCACCGGCAGGCCCTTCTCCTGGAGCGCCAGCAGGACCTGGTTGTAGTCGGCGAACGCGGTCGTGACCTCGAGGACGCCGCCGTCGGCCGACACGTCCTCGGCGCCGGCCTCGATGGCCGCCTCCATGACGGTGTCGAGGTCGACGCGCGCGGGGTCGAGGCTGATCGAGCCCTTGCGCTCGAACAGGTAGGACACGCAGCCGTTGGTGCCGAGGTTGCCGTTGTACCGGGTGAAGATGTGGCGGATCTCGGAGGTCGTCCGGTTGCGGTTGTCGGTC from bacterium harbors:
- a CDS encoding YebC/PmpR family DNA-binding transcriptional regulator — translated: MSGHSKWSTIKRKKGAKDAARSKVWSRLAREVIVAARQGGGDVEGNARLRSAVLAAKAQNMPNINIERAIKRGTGEIEGAVYEELSFEGYGPGGVAVLVETQTDNRNRTTSEIRHIFTRYNGNLGTNGCVSYLFERKGSISLDPARVDLDTVMEAAIEAGAEDVSADGGVLEVTTAFADYNQVLLALQEKGLPVTESEIVQEATTTVRVTGKDAETLMKLIEAMDDLDDVSRVSSNFAIDDDEMASIMENL